The Stygiolobus azoricus genome window below encodes:
- a CDS encoding NifB/NifX family molybdenum-iron cluster-binding protein, translating into MICTVTDSDFRVRIFSRGDLLVLYDETKGEIVLKKKNPALDSSMKRPMVAKECINLGADKVLAAHGSLCFPSYRMLKKAGIKMLITDDGSELKTTNYWDVNWKEVMYSSFLAMMERIKGH; encoded by the coding sequence ATGATTTGTACAGTAACAGACTCTGACTTTCGTGTGAGAATATTCTCAAGGGGAGATTTACTAGTACTTTATGATGAGACTAAAGGCGAGATAGTGTTAAAGAAGAAAAACCCAGCTCTCGATTCATCAATGAAAAGACCTATGGTGGCTAAAGAGTGCATCAACCTGGGTGCTGACAAAGTCCTAGCAGCTCATGGTTCCCTCTGTTTTCCATCTTATAGAATGCTTAAAAAAGCTGGGATAAAAATGCTGATAACTGATGACGGTAGTGAACTTAAAACTACTAATTATTGGGACGTTAACTGGAAAGAAGTAATGTATTCAAGCTTTCTGGCAATGATGGAGAGGATAAAAGGACATTAG
- a CDS encoding pyridoxal-phosphate dependent enzyme — MEFVIKCTRCGKERESIYEITCSRCGGPFKVEILGDYETEIRKNFPYIKEWISLGEGNTPLIKIGKFHFKLDFLNPTGSYKDRGSVTLISFLRQNGIKEISEDSSGNAGASISAYAAAAGIKATIFVPENAKGTKLKQIESYGAEVVKVKGNRNDVMRAAMNSGKYYASHILQPFFRDGIRTLAYEIVKQHRSVKEILIPVSAGTLLLGLHEGLNHLLRSGVIEEKPKIIAVQTRQVMPLCSVINKEPYTPPERVTSVADALVSTQPVLLEEMVKATDQCITVDEEEIISAWKKLAGMGLLVEYSSATVLAAAEKISLEDPVLVLTGSGLKTL, encoded by the coding sequence ATGGAATTCGTAATTAAATGCACAAGATGTGGTAAGGAAAGGGAAAGCATATATGAGATAACGTGCTCAAGATGTGGAGGTCCTTTCAAGGTAGAGATTCTTGGAGATTATGAGACAGAGATAAGAAAAAACTTCCCTTATATTAAAGAATGGATTTCACTAGGCGAAGGAAATACACCTCTTATCAAGATAGGAAAATTTCATTTTAAACTAGATTTCCTCAACCCTACGGGATCTTACAAGGATCGAGGTTCTGTAACCCTTATATCGTTCTTGAGACAGAATGGTATAAAAGAAATATCAGAAGACTCCTCAGGAAATGCCGGTGCATCAATTTCAGCCTACGCAGCGGCTGCGGGGATTAAAGCAACTATATTCGTTCCAGAGAACGCTAAAGGTACAAAACTGAAACAAATAGAGAGTTACGGAGCTGAGGTTGTAAAGGTGAAGGGTAACAGAAATGATGTTATGAGGGCAGCTATGAACTCTGGTAAATACTACGCTTCCCATATCCTGCAACCCTTTTTCAGAGACGGGATAAGGACTTTAGCTTACGAAATAGTGAAACAACATAGGTCTGTGAAAGAGATCTTAATCCCGGTCTCTGCTGGTACACTTCTTTTAGGCCTGCATGAAGGGTTGAACCATTTACTGAGGAGCGGTGTAATTGAGGAAAAACCCAAGATAATAGCTGTCCAGACAAGACAAGTTATGCCTCTCTGTTCAGTCATCAACAAGGAGCCTTATACTCCACCTGAGAGAGTGACAAGCGTTGCCGATGCTTTAGTTTCCACACAGCCTGTATTATTGGAAGAGATGGTCAAGGCTACAGATCAATGCATTACAGTCGATGAAGAGGAGATTATATCTGCATGGAAGAAATTAGCCGGTATGGGACTATTGGTAGAATATAGCTCTGCTACTGTATTGGCTGCAGCGGAAAAAATCTCTCTTGAAGACCCTGTCTTAGTCCTTACTGGTAGTGGTCTCAAGACTCTCTGA
- a CDS encoding KaiC domain-containing protein, which produces MEVRRVRTYIPGLDEILYGGIPERNIVLLSGGPGTGKSIMAKQFIYNGLTKGENGIYVTLEEHPVSVIRSFHHFGWDITKYEKEGKFAVVDAFTGGYGATAQKEKYVVKNIDDVKEFSEVLRTAIKEIGANRVAIDSVSTLYLTKPAMARGIVMTLKRVISGLGCTAFFVSQVSVGERGFGGPGVEHAVDGIIRLDLDEFEGKMYRSIIVWKMRDTKISMVRHPMEITDEGIVIQWDKYLRITNFKAEIEPLPQKEVEEMKKAVEEAKTYQKIEEEEEEEEE; this is translated from the coding sequence ATGGAAGTAAGGAGAGTCAGGACATACATACCCGGTCTAGATGAAATCCTTTATGGTGGAATACCGGAAAGGAATATTGTATTACTCTCTGGAGGCCCTGGTACTGGAAAGTCCATAATGGCGAAGCAGTTCATATATAACGGTCTAACAAAAGGTGAAAATGGTATATACGTTACTTTAGAAGAGCATCCAGTTTCAGTCATAAGGAGTTTTCACCACTTCGGTTGGGATATTACTAAGTATGAAAAAGAGGGAAAGTTTGCTGTAGTTGACGCTTTTACTGGAGGTTACGGTGCAACCGCTCAAAAGGAGAAATACGTTGTTAAAAATATAGATGATGTAAAGGAATTCTCCGAAGTTTTGAGGACTGCAATTAAAGAGATTGGGGCTAACAGGGTAGCTATTGATTCTGTAAGTACATTATACCTAACTAAACCCGCAATGGCGAGGGGAATAGTAATGACGCTAAAGAGGGTAATTTCCGGTCTAGGTTGTACAGCGTTCTTCGTTAGCCAAGTTTCAGTTGGTGAAAGAGGTTTCGGTGGACCAGGTGTAGAACACGCTGTTGACGGTATAATAAGGTTAGACCTAGACGAGTTCGAGGGGAAGATGTATAGGTCGATAATAGTGTGGAAAATGAGGGACACGAAGATATCAATGGTAAGGCACCCGATGGAAATCACTGATGAAGGCATTGTAATACAATGGGACAAATACTTGAGGATTACGAACTTTAAGGCAGAGATAGAGCCTTTACCGCAGAAGGAAGTGGAGGAGATGAAAAAGGCTGTTGAAGAAGCAAAGACTTATCAGAAAATTGAAGAGGAAGAAGAAGAGGAAGAGGAATAA
- a CDS encoding 4Fe-4S binding protein, whose protein sequence is MQMSSVITVQQIAALVYIIGMMAVNFGILGYVLRKEYVNKRAIFFLASIILYMGVESIAFGYVVFYGGTLFLEPLLLLIASIPLLLSATVKSEVIRVKADNVSSLLLALSVIFDEFSMGYLYSSAFGPRMFNPIIDAVSNIAFGIMMFADGVFFLVISRVRDIFEFSFATFAISMAFLPSIFIEFSKEIQLIASLISTTIMIINVITLYLIAIRRINFKGVLVSLSLAGFDLFMMIGLSTFATIYDMWTISLSILISMVWYFILVIRDIPAKKIDYKLRYPFLLLVLINLAEITMGFGESVLGFNITNSLFVNTMHSMSSMGHSMSSGTMMRSPFTNPFWWLFPLNPYAMGMMFLHATSNLLLNAFMTSYMFVMATTMTPFYVIMMGAEMAFLVYERFKLIKNSQVKKWALVILVGIPLFVVLIPYYTNYYVFGMSGMIFPVTLLPFVISLIAVAIASSLFGRRAYCNAACMAAHMWTNVFYDQFKPKKTSKVWEYLRWVFLVPMVIAFTLYVLMELKMWTPPKIGMAKLDPLNFYGMFVLNYVWWFFYFLTPVFGAYSCARQGWCGFGTFAGIFNKVMFKIRAKDVETCKTCQTKSCEGACPVKIPISVDILQKGYSNRISCVGCGDCVEACTYNNLVIEDITTRFRHGVKV, encoded by the coding sequence ATGCAAATGAGTTCTGTAATTACAGTTCAACAGATTGCCGCTCTTGTCTACATAATCGGCATGATGGCTGTAAATTTCGGAATTTTAGGCTATGTGCTAAGGAAGGAATATGTGAATAAAAGGGCAATATTCTTCCTAGCTTCAATAATCCTTTATATGGGTGTTGAGAGCATAGCCTTCGGTTATGTAGTATTCTACGGCGGTACGTTGTTCTTAGAGCCTCTGCTTTTACTGATCGCATCTATTCCTCTACTACTCTCAGCTACTGTAAAGAGCGAAGTTATAAGAGTTAAGGCTGATAACGTGTCCTCTTTACTCCTAGCACTATCAGTAATCTTTGACGAGTTCAGTATGGGCTACTTATATTCCTCAGCTTTTGGCCCACGAATGTTTAACCCCATTATTGACGCGGTTAGTAACATAGCCTTCGGAATAATGATGTTTGCAGACGGGGTGTTCTTCCTAGTTATAAGCAGAGTGAGGGACATCTTCGAGTTCTCTTTTGCGACTTTCGCTATTTCCATGGCGTTTTTACCATCGATATTTATTGAATTCTCGAAGGAGATCCAGTTAATAGCATCTTTAATCTCCACGACGATTATGATAATAAACGTGATCACCCTTTACTTAATCGCGATAAGGAGGATCAACTTCAAAGGAGTCTTAGTTAGCCTATCGTTAGCCGGATTTGACCTATTTATGATGATAGGATTAAGTACTTTTGCCACTATTTACGATATGTGGACTATCTCGCTCTCTATCTTGATCTCAATGGTCTGGTATTTCATTTTAGTAATCAGAGATATCCCGGCGAAGAAAATAGATTATAAGTTGAGGTATCCCTTCCTACTTCTTGTCCTTATAAACCTGGCTGAAATAACCATGGGTTTCGGTGAAAGCGTTTTGGGCTTTAACATTACTAATTCCCTTTTTGTCAACACGATGCATTCAATGTCTTCTATGGGTCATTCTATGTCTTCTGGGACGATGATGAGGAGCCCATTCACGAATCCCTTCTGGTGGTTATTCCCGCTAAATCCTTATGCTATGGGTATGATGTTTTTACATGCAACCAGTAACTTACTCTTAAACGCCTTTATGACCTCTTACATGTTCGTTATGGCTACTACCATGACTCCATTTTATGTAATAATGATGGGGGCCGAAATGGCTTTTCTGGTATATGAGAGGTTCAAATTGATTAAGAACTCGCAAGTTAAGAAATGGGCTTTAGTAATCCTAGTGGGGATACCTCTCTTCGTGGTCTTAATCCCCTACTATACTAACTACTACGTGTTCGGCATGAGCGGCATGATATTCCCAGTGACACTATTACCCTTCGTGATCTCGCTTATAGCAGTAGCAATAGCTTCATCACTCTTCGGCAGGAGAGCTTACTGTAATGCCGCATGTATGGCAGCCCATATGTGGACTAATGTATTTTACGACCAGTTCAAGCCTAAGAAGACAAGTAAGGTTTGGGAATATTTGCGGTGGGTATTCCTTGTACCAATGGTTATAGCCTTTACACTGTATGTACTAATGGAACTCAAAATGTGGACTCCACCTAAAATAGGCATGGCAAAATTAGACCCTCTGAACTTCTATGGAATGTTTGTACTCAACTACGTGTGGTGGTTCTTCTACTTCCTCACTCCAGTCTTCGGTGCTTATAGTTGTGCAAGACAAGGTTGGTGCGGTTTCGGGACATTTGCAGGTATATTCAACAAGGTTATGTTTAAGATAAGAGCTAAAGACGTAGAGACTTGTAAGACTTGTCAGACGAAGAGTTGCGAAGGTGCTTGTCCAGTAAAGATACCGATCTCTGTTGACATACTCCAGAAGGGCTATAGTAATAGAATATCCTGCGTAGGTTGTGGAGACTGTGTTGAAGCTTGCACTTATAACAACCTAGTGATTGAGGACATAACTACTAGGTTTAGGCATGGAGTAAAAGTGTAG
- a CDS encoding DUF72 domain-containing protein encodes MIFIGTSGWLYPWNPKKNLDWYVKYSGFNAVELNASFYRIPTPQQVEKWRKYNITWAIKVNRRITHVKRLKDVNDEVKKFVELFEPLRPRFYLFQLPPNFRKSDENIKRVKDICAELGDRGAIEFRSLDWFKDIPQTECVIVSIDSPIGNYYFKSHDVVYLRMHGRDNWYFYEYSDTELEEVADKLIQLQANDVFVFFNNDLWMLDNGRKLKEILERKMIRE; translated from the coding sequence ATGATATTCATAGGTACGTCTGGATGGTTATACCCTTGGAACCCCAAGAAAAATCTGGATTGGTACGTTAAATATTCAGGTTTTAATGCTGTTGAGCTTAACGCATCCTTTTACAGAATCCCTACGCCCCAGCAAGTTGAAAAGTGGAGGAAGTATAACATTACTTGGGCCATCAAGGTTAACAGGAGGATTACCCACGTAAAGAGGTTGAAAGATGTAAATGACGAGGTTAAAAAATTTGTTGAGTTATTCGAACCATTAAGACCCCGCTTCTACCTATTTCAGCTACCGCCTAACTTTCGCAAAAGTGACGAAAATATAAAGAGGGTTAAAGATATATGTGCAGAGTTGGGGGATAGGGGAGCAATAGAGTTCAGGAGTTTAGACTGGTTTAAAGACATTCCACAAACTGAATGCGTAATTGTATCTATAGACTCTCCAATTGGAAATTACTACTTTAAGTCTCATGACGTAGTTTATTTGCGAATGCACGGTAGGGACAACTGGTACTTCTATGAATATTCTGACACAGAGCTAGAAGAGGTGGCAGATAAACTGATACAACTTCAGGCTAATGATGTATTCGTGTTCTTTAACAACGACTTATGGATGTTAGATAATGGGAGGAAATTGAAAGAGATCTTAGAGAGAAAAATGATAAGAGAGTGA
- a CDS encoding DUF3834 domain-containing protein, with protein sequence MKVLAAPGPVSYPVIVNNKGIELSFAKEGNADVVLDSTVSLAKRGLKIHYVTVKGLMTVYPTVGRKIGVPKMLTAANVLARALVDIKKLNAEVIVIDDIQKIMESLKKSEIDSAVVPSGVAKGITFEELLGIPGSCGAHIKPQFRDQFVSLYNEGVDMFKQDPEGFATKVVNTVRELAKVNITKEFVINVMKNSTFKVEELPDDEEFVKLVRKYAN encoded by the coding sequence ATGAAAGTATTAGCTGCACCCGGACCCGTATCATATCCCGTAATAGTGAATAATAAAGGAATAGAATTGTCTTTTGCAAAGGAAGGCAATGCAGACGTGGTGTTAGATTCTACAGTGTCATTAGCTAAGAGAGGACTTAAGATACACTACGTTACAGTAAAAGGGCTAATGACAGTATATCCCACAGTGGGGAGGAAAATAGGAGTACCTAAGATGCTTACAGCTGCAAATGTTCTGGCCAGGGCGTTGGTTGACATTAAGAAATTGAACGCTGAGGTTATTGTGATTGATGACATACAGAAGATCATGGAGTCCCTTAAGAAAAGTGAAATAGACAGTGCGGTAGTCCCTTCGGGAGTGGCTAAAGGGATTACATTTGAAGAACTTCTTGGAATTCCGGGAAGTTGTGGAGCCCATATAAAGCCTCAGTTTAGAGACCAGTTTGTCTCTCTCTATAATGAAGGAGTAGACATGTTTAAGCAAGACCCTGAGGGATTTGCTACAAAAGTTGTTAATACAGTGAGAGAACTGGCAAAGGTAAACATAACCAAGGAGTTCGTTATTAACGTAATGAAGAACTCGACTTTTAAAGTTGAGGAATTGCCTGATGATGAAGAGTTTGTCAAGCTAGTTAGAAAATACGCAAACTAA
- a CDS encoding MFS transporter — translation MDKKAYLQMLLVIVSMTFAIRASNNMISTTIPLLVKYDFHFTQTEVGIISAVLSLGTFITSGLVNSRLKTSARRKFFITSSVLYALVLPLFYFSTPITIWVISALAGLSLGAIMPNIITYAGLLEDRKARERLLSIYTLALSISLVAGPALESEILTKFTLRDVFVFFEPMAIAAAILSLFIKFPQEEKKNVKLNVLSNPGFKTAVINILTYNIPFSAILAFGGIYAVTYLHVTYSTVTALFSLFFTTSLLARIYLSVRPPQSVAHHAYAAISMTVIGLIMILTSINLFEFALALLILGFPHGLTYPLSVISISRTFKPEERNAANSSFFAVMMIIGIIVPSVAGYIAELVGIKYMFGLLIPVILVLSALLRRYVKYVDEVVKTEVKAVPKS, via the coding sequence ATGGACAAGAAAGCTTACCTTCAGATGCTTCTAGTAATCGTCTCAATGACATTTGCAATTAGGGCTTCCAACAATATGATCTCTACTACCATACCACTTCTGGTTAAGTATGACTTCCACTTCACACAAACTGAAGTAGGTATAATCAGTGCTGTCCTATCCTTAGGTACTTTCATAACTAGTGGACTTGTGAATTCCAGGCTTAAGACCTCTGCGAGAAGGAAGTTCTTTATTACATCCTCAGTGCTATATGCATTAGTTCTACCTCTATTTTACTTCTCCACTCCTATCACGATTTGGGTAATCAGCGCCTTAGCCGGGTTATCGTTAGGTGCAATAATGCCAAACATTATTACTTACGCTGGGTTATTGGAGGACAGAAAGGCTAGGGAAAGATTACTCTCGATCTACACTCTGGCCCTTAGCATAAGTCTGGTAGCTGGTCCTGCATTAGAGTCTGAAATACTCACGAAGTTCACACTGAGGGACGTTTTTGTGTTTTTCGAACCTATGGCAATAGCAGCAGCTATCCTATCACTTTTCATAAAGTTTCCTCAGGAGGAAAAGAAAAACGTAAAGTTGAATGTATTAAGCAATCCAGGATTCAAAACGGCAGTGATAAATATACTAACCTACAACATACCTTTCTCTGCAATACTGGCGTTTGGTGGTATATACGCTGTTACATACCTTCACGTAACTTATTCAACCGTAACAGCCCTCTTCTCCTTATTCTTTACCACGTCATTATTGGCCAGGATTTACCTCTCTGTGAGACCTCCACAAAGCGTTGCTCATCATGCTTACGCCGCAATCTCAATGACAGTTATAGGCCTCATTATGATACTTACTTCAATTAATCTCTTTGAGTTCGCTTTAGCCCTCTTGATTCTAGGATTCCCGCACGGTTTGACTTATCCACTCTCCGTGATTTCCATCAGCAGGACATTTAAGCCTGAGGAGAGAAATGCTGCAAACAGTTCCTTCTTTGCTGTAATGATGATTATAGGTATAATAGTTCCTTCTGTTGCGGGTTATATAGCAGAACTCGTGGGAATAAAGTATATGTTTGGTCTTTTAATTCCCGTGATTTTGGTGTTATCTGCCCTCTTGAGAAGGTATGTTAAATATGTAGATGAAGTAGTAAAGACTGAAGTTAAAGCAGTACCAAAAAGTTAG
- the tnpA gene encoding IS200/IS605 family transposase → MERASDEYYSTRYAKYYCGYHFVWIPRYRKNILVGSVAERLKELIVQIAELDLGCSVKALQVTSDHVHLFVVCPPRLAPAEIIKHIKGKSARLLMQEFPELRSRVGDGKLWTREYFVSTVGHVSKEMIQRYIEQQRKRGDDNAEEEN, encoded by the coding sequence TTGGAGAGGGCTTCAGACGAATACTACAGCACGAGGTATGCAAAGTACTACTGCGGGTACCACTTCGTATGGATTCCCAGGTATCGAAAGAATATCTTAGTAGGTTCAGTCGCTGAGAGACTAAAGGAGCTAATAGTCCAAATAGCAGAACTGGACTTAGGTTGCTCAGTTAAAGCACTACAAGTTACGTCTGATCATGTTCATCTGTTTGTTGTTTGCCCTCCCCGCCTCGCCCCCGCAGAGATAATTAAGCACATTAAGGGTAAATCAGCGAGACTACTAATGCAAGAGTTTCCGGAGCTGAGGAGTAGAGTTGGTGATGGCAAGCTATGGACTAGGGAGTACTTCGTCTCAACGGTTGGACATGTAAGCAAGGAGATGATACAGAGATACATAGAACAGCAGAGAAAGAGAGGTGACGACAATGCCGAGGAAGAGAACTAA
- a CDS encoding RNA-guided endonuclease InsQ/TnpB family protein, giving the protein MPRKRTNKKGLKRTVIVEIIVDKRIHDVLLSIANILAMAYNEINYMRRRLFFDKKLTPEAMRQTYNEVYRKYADEYKTADGHCLLGSDTLQAVLNLSDDNWRAFFMLLKEKEVLPSWFEVNPPGYSKSGKRRIPFIRLKSRQWELSGDTIIIKGVPAFGLRAVLKIKGGVHWSGERGELMLRYDIDGKKWYAYMQFYGTEKLYSDGWRTVPLPLPGSGIAGIDLGVNNLFAVYSITSDGRHVSALFNGRPLKSIWFYWKHKISMLQSLLSGLRTSRRFRLMHRKAKMQMKNYIDRQIRKLYRWLREHGIGTVLVGLPHDIVHREGNEFTERIWMYGYTLKRLKEVAEEEGIEIRFIPESYTSSTCPLHGRDCGKRILRGLFKCTKLGKVFNADLTAAYNILARGISITPSPRKRDRGNGLKTQPEAESKKCGSKPPRSGGNSRPLRRGGGQFVESIYHHKQLRF; this is encoded by the coding sequence ATGCCGAGGAAGAGAACTAACAAGAAGGGTTTGAAGAGGACTGTAATAGTTGAGATTATTGTAGATAAACGGATTCATGACGTTCTGCTCTCTATCGCAAACATACTCGCAATGGCTTATAATGAGATAAACTACATGCGGAGGAGGCTGTTCTTCGACAAGAAATTGACGCCAGAGGCGATGAGGCAAACATATAACGAGGTATATAGGAAATATGCAGATGAGTACAAGACCGCCGATGGGCATTGCCTCCTCGGTTCGGACACTTTGCAGGCAGTGCTTAACTTGAGCGATGATAACTGGAGAGCGTTTTTTATGCTGCTTAAGGAAAAAGAGGTGTTACCGAGTTGGTTTGAGGTCAACCCGCCAGGCTATAGTAAGAGTGGCAAAAGGAGAATACCATTCATAAGGCTGAAGTCTAGACAGTGGGAGTTGAGCGGCGATACGATCATCATCAAGGGTGTGCCGGCGTTTGGGCTGAGAGCAGTATTGAAAATTAAGGGAGGGGTTCACTGGAGTGGCGAGAGAGGAGAGCTGATGTTGAGGTATGATATCGATGGAAAGAAGTGGTATGCGTATATGCAGTTCTACGGCACAGAAAAGCTATATAGCGATGGCTGGAGAACAGTTCCTCTGCCTCTCCCAGGCTCTGGTATCGCTGGCATTGATCTTGGAGTTAACAACCTCTTCGCAGTCTATAGCATAACCTCTGATGGGAGGCATGTTAGTGCTCTTTTCAACGGCAGACCTCTCAAGTCGATCTGGTTCTACTGGAAGCACAAGATATCCATGCTCCAATCCTTGCTGAGCGGACTCAGAACAAGCAGAAGATTTAGATTGATGCATAGAAAGGCGAAGATGCAGATGAAAAACTACATAGACCGCCAGATCAGGAAACTGTATAGATGGTTGAGAGAACACGGAATAGGCACTGTTTTAGTTGGGCTTCCGCATGATATTGTCCACAGAGAAGGTAATGAGTTCACTGAGAGGATATGGATGTATGGATACACCCTGAAGAGGCTCAAAGAAGTTGCCGAAGAGGAGGGCATAGAAATACGATTCATACCCGAGTCATATACCTCCTCAACATGTCCTCTACATGGCAGAGACTGTGGAAAAAGGATTTTGAGAGGACTATTCAAGTGCACAAAACTGGGCAAAGTGTTCAATGCCGACTTGACAGCAGCATACAATATACTCGCGAGGGGAATCTCCATAACCCCGAGTCCCCGCAAAAGGGATAGGGGTAATGGGTTGAAGACCCAGCCCGAGGCTGAATCAAAAAAATGTGGCTCCAAACCTCCCCGCTCTGGCGGGAACTCCCGCCCTTTAAGGCGGGGAGGAGGTCAGTTTGTAGAATCAATTTATCATCACAAGCAACTCCGCTTCTGA
- a CDS encoding type II toxin-antitoxin system VapC family toxin, producing MSLRKRSMVFDSGVIIDILSGSDKGKKLEKYIEDNLDEVIINELNVEEIKYVICRKSDEKKAEEVENMLKNSGYFTIFPFSRVRGEVYKIKCKYSISLADASSIATAKVLGLSALFRREKEIEPFKAELNVIFIDEIIR from the coding sequence TTGAGCTTGAGAAAGAGAAGTATGGTATTTGATTCCGGAGTAATCATTGATATACTGTCAGGAAGCGATAAAGGCAAAAAATTGGAAAAATATATTGAGGACAACTTAGACGAAGTAATAATAAACGAATTAAACGTTGAGGAGATAAAATACGTAATCTGTAGGAAAAGCGACGAAAAGAAAGCTGAAGAAGTTGAAAATATGCTCAAAAATTCTGGTTATTTTACAATATTTCCGTTCTCCAGAGTAAGAGGAGAAGTTTATAAAATAAAGTGCAAATATTCTATCTCTTTGGCTGATGCAAGCAGTATTGCGACAGCTAAAGTACTCGGTTTATCAGCCTTATTTAGAAGGGAGAAAGAGATTGAACCCTTTAAGGCAGAACTAAATGTAATTTTTATTGATGAAATAATTAGATAA
- a CDS encoding VapB-type antitoxin: MSETIRVSKEVKRELIKIMGELQIERGEKVDFNDVIEFLLSLYRKKNPEVLRSLVGILPSLSAEELEEERRKEIELEKEKYGI, translated from the coding sequence ATGTCTGAAACAATTAGAGTTTCTAAAGAGGTAAAAAGAGAGTTAATCAAAATCATGGGCGAATTACAAATAGAGAGAGGAGAAAAAGTTGACTTTAATGACGTAATAGAATTCTTACTTTCTCTTTATAGAAAGAAGAACCCAGAGGTTTTAAGGAGTTTAGTAGGAATCTTACCTAGCCTTTCTGCGGAAGAGCTTGAAGAAGAGAGGAGAAAGGAAATTGAGCTTGAGAAAGAGAAGTATGGTATTTGA
- a CDS encoding molybdopterin-dependent oxidoreductase, which produces MMLAATSLIAIWKLGTSDILISHTNKSLTPFSAWYVVQYSYYTPKLSISNYVLTVDGQVENPLQLTYEDLINMPSISIKDTIQCVSDSYFLKANVEWTGVPLKYILNKAGVKPNAIKVVTFGADGYTADLPLYKAMEDDTIVAYMVDGKPLPELHGYPVRMVVPRWWGYCYTKWLVRIHVTDKDYLGYWESRGYPDVARK; this is translated from the coding sequence ATGATGTTAGCTGCTACTTCGTTAATAGCTATATGGAAATTAGGGACAAGTGATATTTTAATTTCTCATACGAACAAATCCTTAACTCCATTCTCAGCGTGGTATGTGGTGCAGTATAGTTACTACACTCCTAAATTATCCATATCTAATTATGTTCTAACCGTAGACGGACAAGTTGAAAATCCTTTACAATTAACATATGAGGATCTAATTAATATGCCATCAATTTCCATAAAAGATACTATACAATGTGTTTCTGACTCTTATTTCTTAAAAGCTAATGTGGAATGGACTGGAGTTCCACTAAAGTATATTCTAAATAAAGCTGGTGTTAAGCCTAATGCAATTAAAGTAGTAACTTTCGGAGCTGACGGGTATACAGCAGACTTACCTTTATACAAGGCAATGGAAGATGATACCATTGTAGCATACATGGTAGACGGGAAACCACTGCCGGAACTTCACGGCTACCCGGTAAGAATGGTTGTACCACGTTGGTGGGGATACTGCTACACCAAATGGTTAGTGAGAATTCATGTTACAGATAAGGACTACCTTGGTTATTGGGAGTCAAGGGGGTATCCAGATGTTGCGAGGAAGTAA